A section of the Schistocerca serialis cubense isolate TAMUIC-IGC-003099 unplaced genomic scaffold, iqSchSeri2.2 HiC_scaffold_1393, whole genome shotgun sequence genome encodes:
- the LOC126442622 gene encoding piggyBac transposable element-derived protein 4-like, protein MYVVTHNVIFFLEDEIDDSLSSDEDENDVEGVASNPAAVPYPKDSEWTAVDTYRPLPVNTTPRQILVDIDESSSVLDCSKVFLTDSDVNELKRQTNLYASQTIQKKRRGNNLKPHSVLSSWKPVTISEMRRFLGIIFHMCVSKKPKIADHWSTNPVLSCNFCPHVMSRLRFTQILSCLHLVDNSNQKKPGEDGFHPLYKVLPYYNNLKERCIQAYRPSEKVTIDEGICPFRGRVSFRVYMQNKPHKYGLKVYAVAEASSGYVVNFEVYAGKHIVDNSSSAVILRLLSDSSLLNKGHTVYLDRFYSSPELFQQLAEKGTGAVGTVNKSRKGLPKDLVSAKLKKGEMSFRRKDNVLAMKWKDKRDVYTLSTRHQATFGTHTKRNGSVVLKPLQVLDYNLNKIGVDIGDQRLQYNPFQHRTVKWWRKLYFHLLLMGVSNAFWLYNAVHRKKITITDFITVLAVQLVEDDTLEFIPRNEGTVGRLTKRHFLQHIPATTKKYAARVCHVCSSRSKKQSGKASRKETRYECEQCGVALCLEPCFKIFHTKKQYDSV, encoded by the coding sequence atgtatgtagttacacataatgtgatattctttttagaagacgagattgatgacagtttgtcttcagatgaagacgagaatgatgttgaaggtgttgcttcaaatccagcagctgtgccgtatccgaaagacagtgagtggactgcagttgacacctaccgacctctgcctgtcaacacgacacccaggcagatactagtggatattgatgagtcgagttctgtactggattgcagtaaagtgttccttactgacagtgacgtaaatgaactcaagagacagacaaatttgtatgcatcacagacaatacagaagaaaagaagaggaaataatctgaagccccattcagttttgagttcgtggaagccagtgactataagtgagatgaggcgtttcttgggtattattttccacatgtgtgtttcgaaaaagcccaaaattgcggaccattggagcactaatcctgttcttagttgtaacttttgtccccatgtcatgagccgtttgcgtttcactcagatactgtcatgcttgcatcttgttgacaattcaaatcagaaaaaaccaggcgaagatggatttcatccactttacaaagttttgccatattataataatttgaaggagcgatgtatccaggcatatcgtccctcagaaaaagtgacaattgatgaaggaatttgcccatttcgaggtcgtgtgagtttccgtgtttacatgcaaaataagcctcataagtatggactgaaagtatatgctgttgctgaagccagtagtggctatgttgtaaattttgaagtttatgctggtaagcatattgttgacaattcttcgtctgcggttattttgcgattgttgtctgacagcagcttgctgaacaaaggccacactgtgtatttagatcgattttattccagtccagagctatttcagcaactggcagagaaaggcactggagctgttggtactgtgaacaaatccaggaaaggattgcctaaagatttagtatctgctaagctgaaaaagggcgaaatgtcttttcggcgtaaagataatgtattggcaatgaagtggaaagataagagagatgtgtatacattgtctacaaggcatcaagcaacatttggtacgcatactaagagaaatgggtctgtagtattgaaaccacttcaggtacttgattacaacctcaataaaattggagtggatattggagaccaacgcctgcagtacaatccgttccagcacagaactgtgaaatggtggcgaaaattatatttccatttgctgcttatgggagtatcaaatgcattttggctgtacaatgcagtgcacaggaagaaaattacaataacagactttataacagtgcttgcagttcagcttgttgaagacgacacacttgaattcattccaagaaatgaaggaactgtaggtcggctaacaaagagacattttttgcagcacatacctgcaactactaagaagtatgctgctcgtgtgtgtcacgtgtgcagttccaggagcaagaaacagagtggcaaggcttctcgcaaagagacacgatacgaatgtgaacagtgtggcgttgcactctgcctggaaccttgctttaaaattttccacactaaaaaacaatatgattctgtgtga